A section of the Telopea speciosissima isolate NSW1024214 ecotype Mountain lineage chromosome 3, Tspe_v1, whole genome shotgun sequence genome encodes:
- the LOC122653878 gene encoding uncharacterized protein LOC122653878 produces the protein MALRMVTLVALLATSSIILSYNGVYGGGTTLTMEEEDVELERQLKRMNKPAVKSIKTDNGETYDCVDFYKQPAFDNPLLENHIPEMSSSVQRETPKEAFSGAEQPDLRLDGGGCPLGTVPIRRTTKEDLIRWKSYSKSSGNFHQFLNVAPGTKVSLP, from the exons ATGGCGTTAAGGATGGTCACGCTTGTAGCTTTGTTAGCAACTTCTTCAATCATTCTAAGTTACAATGGAGTTTACGGAGGAGGAACTACCCtcaccatggaagaagaagatgttgaGTTGGAGAGACAACTCAAACGTATGAACAAGCCTGCAGTCAAGAGTATCAAg ACAGATAATGGCGAAACATATGATTGTGTTGATTTCTACAAACAACCAGCCTTCGACAACCCATTACTCGAGAACCACATACCCGAG ATGAGTTCTTCGGTTCAAAGAGAGACTCCTAAAGAAGCTTTTTCTGGAGCAGAACAGCCGGATCTCCGACTCGATGGAGGGGGTTGCCCATTAGGAACAGTTCCAATTAGGAGGACAACAAAAGAAGATCTAATAAGGTGGAAATCCTACTCAAAATCTTCTGGAAATTTTCACCAATTCTTAAATGTGGCCCCTGGTACCAAAGTAAGTCTCCCCTAA
- the LOC122653874 gene encoding uncharacterized protein LOC122653874: MSIHNPPVSTNQYSGAFMWVQGGQDQVQVGWHVNPRLYGDNKTHFFGYWTADDSQRTGCFNVICNGFIQVNREIPIGAPFTKTSTYGGEICEEATYLFQDHNSGNWWVSIGQNMSNVGYWPRELFNTIKESAPVVGWRGEVYALQGEKTPPMGTGRYRYKSSFYRYPDARTTAFFRAVRVVGEDNIGRGPNDKSLQLVRDGKNCYQVHDFPYMDDYYRHTFFYGGSGC; this comes from the exons ATGAGTATACATAATCCCCCAGTCTCCACTAATCAATACAGTGGAGCTTTTATGTGGGTTCAAGGTGGACAAGACCAAGTACAAGTTGGATGGCAT GTGAATCCTAGGTTATATGGTGATAACAAGACCCATTTTTTTGGATATTGGACT GCAGATGACTCTCAAAGGACTGGCTGCTTCAATGTTATATGCAATGGTTTTATCCAAGTTAACAGAGAAATACCCATTGGTGCACCTTTTACCAAAACTTCTACCTATGGTGGTGAAATATGTGAAGAGGCAACCTATCTTTTCCAG GATCATAACAGTGGAAATTGGTGGGTATCAATTGGACAAAATATGAGTAATGTTGGGTATTGGCCAAGAGAATTATTCAATACTATAAAAGAATCCGCTCCTGTGGTTGGTTGGAGAGGGGAGGTTTATGCTCTCCAAGGTGAAAAAACTCCACCAATGGGGACGGGACGGTACAGATATAAAAGTTCATTTTATCGTTATCCAGATGCCAGAACTACTGCGTTTTTCAGAGCAGTccgagttgtcggagaagataACATTGGAAGAGGTCCCAATGATAAGAGTCTTCAACTCGTCAGAGATGGTAAAAATTGCTATCAAGTGCACGATTTTCCCTACATGGATGACTATTATAGG